A single genomic interval of Rhizobium leguminosarum bv. trifolii WSM1325 harbors:
- a CDS encoding type I secretion membrane fusion protein, HlyD family (TIGRFAM: type I secretion membrane fusion protein, HlyD family~PFAM: secretion protein HlyD family protein~KEGG: atc:AGR_L_2998 alkaline proteinase secretion protein~SNP /replace=G) codes for MGRKNQETAGPVQLEWYSDVPRSIRMHSIVGLTVLFTSFGGFGFWAATAPLASAVIAQGSFVATGNNKIVQHLEGGIIKEMRVSEGDTVKEGDILLTLDPTASRSNERMLQLRRLRLEAIVARLRAEAQGLRELQLPNIVTKEASDTDINAIIQSQNVVFHSKQIKLEEQLNLIGKNIASLEFRFAGYRGQRDSFERQLSLLTEERDSKARLVKVGYMRRTDLLAIERAIADAMGDIARLNGELNESEAEIAKFRQEAVIAVNSNKQAALDALETAETDLDSVREQMREAAGVLERTTIRSPVSGTVVRSYFHTAGGVITTGKPIMEILPSHVPLILEAQVLRTSIDQLHEGETASIRLTALNRRTTPVLQGKVFYVSADSIEENSGASVKDVYIVRVGIPDSEIARVHNFHPVPGMPAEVLIQTSERTFFEYLSKPITDSMSRAFKER; via the coding sequence ATGGGACGGAAAAATCAGGAGACGGCCGGTCCGGTGCAGCTCGAATGGTATAGCGACGTGCCGCGCTCAATCCGGATGCACAGCATCGTCGGCCTGACGGTTCTCTTCACCTCGTTCGGAGGCTTCGGCTTCTGGGCGGCGACGGCGCCGCTCGCCTCCGCCGTTATCGCGCAGGGAAGCTTCGTCGCGACCGGCAACAACAAGATCGTCCAGCATCTGGAAGGCGGCATCATCAAGGAGATGCGCGTCAGCGAAGGCGATACGGTCAAGGAAGGCGATATCCTGCTGACCCTCGATCCTACAGCATCCCGCTCAAACGAGCGGATGCTGCAGCTTCGCCGTCTGCGCCTGGAAGCCATTGTCGCAAGGCTCCGTGCCGAAGCGCAGGGCCTGCGTGAACTCCAGCTTCCCAATATCGTGACGAAGGAGGCCAGCGATACCGATATCAACGCGATCATCCAGAGCCAGAACGTCGTCTTCCACAGCAAGCAGATCAAGCTCGAAGAGCAGCTCAATCTGATCGGGAAGAACATCGCGTCGCTGGAATTCCGGTTCGCCGGCTATAGGGGCCAGAGAGATTCCTTCGAAAGGCAGCTGTCGCTGCTGACCGAGGAACGCGACTCCAAGGCTCGGCTGGTGAAGGTCGGCTATATGCGCAGGACGGATCTGCTGGCAATCGAGCGGGCGATCGCCGATGCGATGGGCGACATTGCTCGACTGAACGGCGAGCTCAACGAGAGCGAGGCCGAGATCGCCAAATTCCGCCAGGAAGCCGTCATCGCCGTCAACTCCAACAAGCAGGCGGCACTCGATGCACTCGAGACCGCCGAAACCGATCTGGACAGTGTGCGCGAACAGATGCGCGAGGCCGCCGGCGTGCTCGAACGGACCACTATCCGTTCGCCGGTGTCGGGCACGGTGGTGCGCTCCTATTTTCACACAGCCGGCGGTGTCATCACGACAGGAAAGCCGATCATGGAAATCCTGCCGTCGCACGTGCCGCTGATCCTGGAAGCGCAGGTATTGCGCACCTCGATCGACCAGTTGCATGAGGGAGAAACGGCCTCCATCCGCCTCACGGCGCTCAACCGGCGCACGACCCCTGTTCTGCAGGGCAAGGTCTTCTACGTCTCGGCCGATTCGATCGAGGAAAATTCGGGAGCTTCGGTCAAGGACGTCTATATCGTCCGCGTCGGCATACCCGATTCCGAGATTGCGCGGGTGCACAATTTCCATCCCGTTCCCGGCATGCCGGCCGAAGTGCTGATTCAGACATCGGAACGCACCTTCTTCGAATATCTGAGCAAACCGATCACCGACAGCATGTCCCGGGCATTCAAGGAGCGCTGA
- a CDS encoding type I secretion system ATPase (KEGG: atc:AGR_L_3000 ABC protein~TIGRFAM: type I secretion system ATPase~PFAM: ABC transporter related~SMART: AAA ATPase), with the protein MNQISKQIFAAGSALDLRSGTIPSAAPSEATMTDLCISAIDEAVENLRRLSGAAASSDGGKQTSEAAATEAADTGRASATQAPLPEKTAVPEAKVETAPAVAVAQGPATAKPAEAPAQPQIEARVAPELPTEKTELKSSPTMPFGKTIEGESGPISENDRRLRTGGGGNGKNSDPGGGGGGGGGSGGGFHKRSEPVNFAASLSRGMVAVRRNMVVVMVFTVAINVLLLAIPLYLFQISDRVLTSRSVDTLVMLSIAVIGAVLLQAFMDTVRRFILMRTAVELEVQLGAPILSAAARASLHGSGKDYQTLQDLQLLRGFLTSGTLIAFLDAPLMPFFVVVVYFVHPHLGIIIMVCCAVLFVIAYLNQKFTARQFAESNGYLSRANFHLDSMSRNSQIINAMAMIPEAVKMWGRETAGSLKSQVEAQDRNIIFSGISKACRMITQITLLGWGAHLSLSGELTGGMVIASSIISGRALAPIEGAIEGWHQFNRSAAAYGRIKGLLLNSPLNFPRLRLPNPEGRLDVERILFVPPPQKKVILNGISFSLRKGESLAIIGNSGSGKTTLGKMLVGSIVPTSGNVRLDLMDLRNWDQRQFGESIGYLPQDVQLFPGTIKANICRMRDDVDDHQIYEAAVLADVHELIAGFPQGYETIVAGDGAPLSGGQKQRIALARAFFGNPKFVVLDEPNSNLDTQGEAALAKALIHAKKQGITTVTITQRPALLQCVDKILVLKEGTVAMFGERIEVLQALSKNNGNNGQQAPRIEG; encoded by the coding sequence ATGAACCAGATTTCGAAACAAATCTTTGCGGCAGGCAGCGCCCTCGATCTGAGATCGGGCACTATTCCCTCCGCTGCCCCTTCGGAAGCGACGATGACCGATTTGTGCATCTCGGCGATCGACGAGGCGGTCGAGAACCTTCGCAGGCTGAGCGGTGCCGCTGCTTCGTCTGATGGCGGCAAGCAGACGTCCGAAGCTGCAGCAACCGAGGCTGCCGATACCGGACGCGCAAGCGCAACGCAGGCGCCCCTCCCGGAAAAGACGGCGGTGCCGGAAGCTAAAGTGGAAACGGCGCCTGCTGTCGCGGTGGCGCAGGGCCCGGCGACAGCAAAACCGGCGGAAGCGCCGGCCCAGCCGCAGATCGAAGCACGGGTGGCCCCCGAACTGCCGACAGAGAAGACCGAGCTTAAATCGAGCCCGACGATGCCTTTCGGCAAGACCATCGAAGGAGAAAGCGGTCCGATCAGCGAGAACGACAGGCGGCTGCGCACCGGCGGCGGCGGAAACGGCAAGAATTCCGATCCCGGGGGCGGCGGGGGCGGGGGCGGGGGAAGCGGCGGCGGTTTTCACAAGCGCAGCGAGCCTGTGAATTTCGCCGCCAGCCTCTCGCGCGGGATGGTGGCGGTACGGCGCAACATGGTGGTCGTAATGGTGTTTACGGTCGCCATCAACGTCCTTCTGCTGGCGATACCGCTTTATCTCTTCCAGATATCCGACCGGGTGCTGACAAGCCGCTCCGTCGACACGCTCGTCATGCTCTCGATCGCCGTGATCGGCGCCGTGCTGCTGCAGGCCTTCATGGATACGGTGCGGCGCTTTATCCTGATGCGCACCGCGGTGGAGCTCGAAGTTCAGCTCGGCGCGCCGATCCTCAGCGCCGCAGCGAGGGCGTCGCTGCATGGCAGCGGCAAGGATTATCAGACGCTGCAGGACCTGCAGCTTTTGCGCGGCTTCTTGACATCCGGCACGCTGATCGCGTTTCTCGATGCGCCGCTGATGCCGTTCTTCGTGGTCGTCGTCTATTTCGTGCATCCGCATCTCGGCATCATCATCATGGTCTGCTGCGCGGTGCTTTTCGTGATCGCCTATCTGAACCAGAAATTCACCGCCCGGCAATTTGCCGAATCCAACGGCTATCTCAGCCGGGCAAATTTCCATCTCGATTCCATGTCGCGCAATTCGCAGATTATCAACGCAATGGCGATGATCCCCGAGGCGGTGAAGATGTGGGGCCGGGAAACGGCGGGCTCGCTGAAATCGCAAGTCGAAGCGCAAGACCGCAACATCATCTTCTCCGGCATATCGAAGGCTTGCCGCATGATCACCCAGATCACCCTGCTGGGCTGGGGTGCGCATCTGTCGCTCTCCGGTGAGTTGACGGGCGGCATGGTGATTGCGTCCTCGATCATCTCGGGACGCGCCCTGGCGCCGATCGAAGGCGCCATCGAAGGCTGGCATCAGTTCAACCGATCGGCAGCCGCCTATGGCAGGATCAAAGGACTGCTGTTGAACTCCCCATTGAACTTCCCGCGCCTGCGTCTTCCCAATCCCGAAGGCCGGCTGGATGTCGAACGCATTCTCTTCGTGCCGCCGCCGCAGAAGAAGGTCATTCTCAACGGCATCTCGTTCTCGCTCAGGAAGGGGGAATCACTTGCGATCATCGGTAATTCCGGGTCCGGCAAGACGACGCTCGGCAAGATGCTCGTCGGCTCGATCGTCCCGACATCGGGGAATGTTCGCCTCGACCTGATGGATCTGCGCAACTGGGACCAGCGCCAGTTCGGCGAAAGCATCGGCTATCTGCCGCAGGATGTGCAGCTCTTTCCCGGTACGATCAAGGCCAATATCTGCCGCATGCGTGACGACGTCGACGATCACCAGATCTATGAGGCCGCTGTGCTCGCTGACGTGCACGAACTCATCGCAGGCTTCCCGCAGGGCTACGAAACAATTGTGGCGGGTGACGGCGCTCCGCTTTCGGGCGGCCAGAAGCAGCGCATCGCGCTGGCCCGCGCCTTCTTCGGCAATCCGAAGTTCGTGGTCCTCGACGAGCCGAACTCGAACCTCGATACACAAGGCGAGGCAGCTCTTGCCAAGGCGCTGATACACGCCAAGAAGCAGGGCATCACCACCGTCACCATCACCCAGCGCCCGGCCCTTCTCCAATGCGTCGACAAGATCCTCGTGCTCAAGGAGGGTACTGTCGCCATGTTCGGGGAAAGGATCGAGGTGCTGCAGGCGCTTTCCAAGAACAACGGCAATAACGGTCAACAAGCACCGCGCATCGAGGGATGA
- a CDS encoding conserved hypothetical protein (KEGG: atc:AGR_L_3002 hypothetical protein), whose product MHIEKISEIIAHFIGLFEMTTDEMRLRTNYAEGAGPGADGPALPDQDAFTAAFSSDLQLKDYDPGIIYKSGSYDIEFGPARHFGRVFEESLEKLAAIAGKDIPLPHFGDPTDIVLTDEPELTVFAGPGSAISHVLQVNVLYDDDYLDMTDGVHPLRDTSFVIERLADFSTEAEIFTPFASLHRTDTYDGALKIAEDLESYIQNSKDSGPASPSSGDATHDFSTTAPKNDTVYVNGEETTDIPVLDDFLPDRGLAKLQEEPDDSSTSVEQTDPSGNSLDVTAGANLLVNVASVINTGVIASVTAVMGNYHQIDAISQAFVYSDNDEIASTLHSSGHSADDAGTVAKNIALFEHSTFEASSHADNDAVEPTFPNSWRVSVIDGDVSFVQWIEQYHFVTDNDTMTVTTSGSEATVLTGGNTSINFSSFFGMGMQYDLVIIGGNVLDINSITQISLLYDNDWVRAEDGVDPGADIQTGNNLLWNFASIHNVGTDSPFAAMPDYMVATQKAIEDRDPDMPEGLSFDMNFQGYAGLNVLYITGNLYDMTIIKQVSILGDSDDVTLAASTILENNPDATVTIDTGSNAVVNIAEIVDYDSFGQTTYLAGQLYSDAILIQGGLVEHDTTQPQPADDRLANEVIAFLDNDDPAGGNCADGVINAGNDFSWSSTHPADVMQAMVA is encoded by the coding sequence ATGCATATCGAGAAGATTTCGGAAATCATTGCGCACTTCATCGGTCTCTTCGAGATGACGACCGACGAGATGCGGTTGCGTACGAACTATGCCGAAGGTGCAGGACCGGGCGCGGATGGACCGGCTCTGCCGGATCAGGATGCCTTTACCGCCGCCTTCTCTTCCGATCTCCAGCTCAAGGACTACGATCCGGGCATCATCTACAAAAGCGGCAGCTACGACATCGAATTTGGCCCGGCGCGCCATTTCGGCCGCGTCTTCGAAGAGAGCCTCGAGAAGCTGGCGGCGATTGCCGGAAAGGACATCCCGTTACCGCATTTCGGCGATCCTACGGATATCGTGCTCACGGATGAGCCGGAACTGACAGTCTTTGCCGGGCCTGGTTCGGCGATCAGTCATGTCCTCCAGGTCAACGTCCTCTACGACGACGATTATCTGGATATGACGGACGGCGTCCATCCCCTTCGAGACACGAGTTTCGTCATCGAGCGGCTCGCGGATTTCAGCACCGAGGCCGAGATCTTCACGCCTTTTGCGAGCCTCCACCGGACAGATACCTATGATGGCGCGCTGAAGATCGCCGAGGATCTCGAAAGCTATATCCAGAATAGCAAGGACAGTGGGCCGGCCTCGCCCAGCAGCGGCGACGCGACGCATGATTTCAGCACCACCGCCCCCAAGAACGACACGGTCTATGTCAACGGCGAGGAGACGACCGATATCCCTGTCCTCGACGACTTCCTGCCCGACCGCGGTCTCGCCAAGCTCCAGGAAGAACCAGACGACAGCAGTACATCCGTCGAGCAGACCGACCCGAGTGGCAACAGCCTTGATGTGACCGCCGGTGCAAACCTCCTTGTCAACGTCGCCTCGGTGATCAATACCGGCGTCATCGCCTCGGTCACGGCGGTGATGGGCAACTATCACCAGATCGACGCGATCTCCCAAGCCTTTGTCTACAGCGACAACGACGAGATTGCTTCGACGCTGCATTCATCCGGCCATTCCGCCGATGACGCGGGAACGGTCGCCAAGAATATCGCCCTCTTCGAACACAGCACCTTCGAAGCATCGAGCCATGCCGACAACGATGCTGTCGAGCCGACTTTCCCGAACAGCTGGCGCGTCAGCGTCATCGACGGCGACGTCTCCTTCGTACAGTGGATCGAGCAATATCACTTCGTCACCGACAACGACACGATGACGGTCACCACTTCTGGATCCGAAGCCACGGTTCTGACCGGCGGCAATACCTCCATCAACTTCTCCTCCTTTTTCGGGATGGGCATGCAGTATGATCTGGTGATCATCGGCGGCAATGTGCTCGACATCAACAGCATCACGCAGATCTCGCTGCTCTACGACAATGACTGGGTGCGGGCCGAAGACGGCGTCGATCCCGGCGCCGACATACAGACCGGCAACAACCTGCTCTGGAATTTCGCCTCGATCCACAATGTCGGGACGGACAGCCCGTTCGCGGCCATGCCGGACTACATGGTCGCGACGCAGAAGGCGATCGAGGACCGCGATCCCGACATGCCGGAAGGGCTGTCCTTCGATATGAATTTCCAGGGCTATGCCGGCCTCAATGTGCTCTATATCACCGGCAATCTCTACGACATGACGATCATAAAACAGGTCAGCATCCTCGGCGATTCCGACGATGTGACCCTGGCGGCATCAACCATCCTCGAAAACAATCCCGACGCAACGGTTACGATCGACACGGGCAGCAATGCGGTCGTCAACATCGCCGAAATCGTCGACTACGACAGTTTCGGCCAGACGACCTATCTGGCAGGCCAGCTCTATTCAGACGCCATCCTCATTCAGGGCGGGCTGGTGGAGCATGACACGACACAGCCGCAGCCGGCCGACGACAGGCTCGCCAACGAAGTCATCGCCTTTCTCGACAACGACGATCCGGCGGGCGGCAATTGCGCTGACGGCGTCATCAATGCCGGGAATGATTTTTCATGGTCGTCGACGCACCCCGCCGACGTAATGCAAGCCATGGTCGCGTGA
- a CDS encoding conserved hypothetical protein (KEGG: atc:AGR_L_3004 hypothetical protein): MSDDTEITKVGALADGFANSAINSTEIEDDSTGYVGGVANGDNRDNTDNSVDVDVKAEIDVAANNGDNRDNEYDWSYKSDDDTSTKTTTITDTDTKTDYDWSYDSKSYSDNDTDTKTITDTDTKTVTDTDIKTVTETDTDTKTVSDSNNTSDSFNKTDTDFAVIEDVKDSNLGVAGHDLTFDLGDDFSFTLDVDSILNNSLTGEGNDSGFSAVQANHLADQDSAWNVKMDNEGAQNNLNANGGTADSAEGMEMDGKGWDLKAGDDATGSSAADASAILANSGFHLEFVQGANLLSNTVDSSVIGGNSHVSDVGEDTGT, from the coding sequence ATGTCTGACGACACCGAAATCACAAAGGTCGGGGCGCTTGCCGACGGCTTTGCCAATAGCGCGATCAATTCGACTGAAATCGAAGACGATTCGACCGGTTATGTCGGCGGCGTCGCCAATGGCGACAATCGCGACAATACCGACAATAGCGTCGACGTGGACGTCAAGGCGGAGATCGACGTCGCCGCCAACAATGGCGACAACCGCGACAACGAATATGACTGGAGCTACAAGTCCGACGACGATACGAGCACCAAGACCACGACGATCACCGATACCGACACCAAGACCGACTACGACTGGAGCTATGACAGCAAGTCGTACAGCGACAACGACACCGACACCAAGACGATCACGGACACCGATACGAAAACCGTGACCGACACCGATATCAAGACCGTTACGGAGACGGATACGGATACGAAGACGGTCTCCGACAGCAACAACACCTCCGACAGCTTCAACAAGACGGACACAGACTTCGCCGTCATCGAGGACGTCAAGGACTCCAACCTCGGCGTTGCCGGACACGACCTCACCTTCGACCTCGGCGACGACTTCTCCTTCACTCTCGACGTCGACAGCATCCTCAACAATTCGCTGACCGGCGAAGGCAATGACAGCGGCTTCAGCGCCGTCCAGGCGAACCATCTGGCTGACCAGGATAGCGCCTGGAACGTCAAGATGGACAACGAAGGCGCTCAGAACAACCTGAATGCCAATGGCGGCACCGCCGACAGCGCAGAAGGCATGGAGATGGACGGCAAAGGCTGGGATCTCAAGGCCGGCGACGACGCCACTGGCTCGAGCGCGGCCGATGCTTCGGCAATCCTTGCCAATTCGGGCTTCCACCTCGAGTTCGTTCAGGGTGCGAACCTGCTCAGCAATACGGTCGACTCCAGCGTCATCGGCGGCAATTCTCATGTCTCCGACGTCGGCGAGGATACCGGCACCTGA
- a CDS encoding transcriptional regulator, LuxR family (PFAM: regulatory protein LuxR; Sigma-70 region 4 type 2~SMART: regulatory protein LuxR~KEGG: ret:RHE_CH00066 LuxR family transcriptional regulator), producing MFMTGSGMENSDQGRKLSTSGDTILVVAKADLFSECMVEALAKKFPNCEVASITSTKPMLEKDTSDFKLVLFYHIPGPELHEALQAARENHPETSIGLVVEAIDMLEPYVSRLVEARIIDGVLPLNLRLDVFMAAVDLLMKGGEHFPSALLNRLTNNNAQLEPSLYQTKSVDAARSNALKLRRDSISALTTREVQILDLICKGTQNKIIADKLHLSENTVKVHVRNIYKKMNVRNRTEAASRFFNEHSAGEGDMSGRWRN from the coding sequence ATGTTCATGACAGGCTCAGGGATGGAGAATTCTGACCAGGGAAGAAAGTTGAGTACGTCCGGAGATACTATACTAGTGGTAGCCAAGGCGGATCTGTTTTCGGAATGCATGGTAGAAGCACTGGCAAAGAAATTTCCGAACTGTGAAGTGGCAAGCATAACGAGTACAAAGCCGATGCTGGAAAAAGATACCAGCGATTTTAAGCTTGTTTTATTCTATCATATACCCGGCCCGGAGCTTCATGAAGCGCTGCAGGCTGCCCGCGAAAACCACCCTGAAACCTCGATTGGACTTGTCGTCGAAGCGATCGATATGCTCGAGCCCTATGTCAGCCGGCTGGTAGAGGCGCGGATCATCGATGGCGTCCTGCCACTCAACCTGCGGCTCGATGTCTTTATGGCTGCAGTGGATCTGCTAATGAAGGGCGGCGAACATTTTCCGTCAGCACTTCTCAATCGCCTCACCAACAATAACGCCCAGCTGGAGCCTTCGCTCTATCAGACAAAATCGGTCGATGCGGCGCGCAGCAATGCGCTCAAGCTGAGACGCGACAGCATCTCTGCTTTGACCACCCGTGAGGTTCAGATTCTGGATCTCATATGCAAGGGCACGCAGAACAAGATCATCGCCGACAAGCTGCATCTTTCCGAAAATACCGTGAAGGTTCACGTCCGCAACATCTACAAGAAGATGAACGTCCGAAACCGCACGGAAGCTGCATCCCGCTTCTTCAATGAGCATTCCGCCGGTGAAGGCGACATGTCCGGTCGGTGGCGCAACTGA
- a CDS encoding conserved hypothetical protein (KEGG: rec:RHECIAT_CH0000071 hypothetical protein): MLEKQDTPQLKGRRFRLAMFVWGTALVAIGPTACAVVDDDIAVVAKKNIVVVEAPRVSKAYAYPANRAERPTAATARSVAYHGSAPYICSPSGFGQKSRCFARPSI, encoded by the coding sequence ATGTTAGAAAAACAAGATACACCGCAGCTGAAAGGCCGGCGTTTCCGCTTGGCGATGTTCGTCTGGGGAACGGCGCTCGTTGCAATCGGACCAACGGCTTGCGCGGTCGTTGATGACGATATCGCGGTCGTCGCGAAAAAGAACATCGTCGTGGTCGAGGCACCGCGCGTCTCGAAGGCCTATGCCTATCCGGCAAATCGGGCCGAGCGCCCGACTGCAGCAACGGCCCGCAGCGTAGCCTATCATGGCTCGGCGCCTTATATCTGCTCTCCAAGCGGCTTCGGACAGAAGTCGCGTTGCTTTGCGCGTCCTTCGATCTGA
- a CDS encoding NAD-dependent epimerase/dehydratase (PFAM: NAD-dependent epimerase/dehydratase; 3-beta hydroxysteroid dehydrogenase/isomerase; dTDP-4-dehydrorhamnose reductase~KEGG: ret:RHE_CH00068 dTDP-glucose 4,6-dehydratase protein~SNP /replace=A) produces the protein MRSFVPNEGYSKVSGIPVLQGRRTVLVNGGGGFLGSHLCERLLQRGHSVTCLDNFSTGRRANVAHLASNTRFRIVEHDVRQPFDVDASLIFNFASPASPPDYQRDPVGTLLTNVLGAVNTLDCARKTGAIVVQSSTSEVYGDPTQSPQHESYCGNVNPIGPRGCYDEGKRSAETLFFDYHRTYGVDIKVGRIFNTYGPRMRLDDGRVVSNFIVQALRNADLTIYGDGQQTRSFCYVDDLIEGFLRFSAAGSACNGPINLGNPTEMSVRRLAEIIRDLTNSRSRIVHLPAVTDDPRQRRPDISRAMADLGWKPRIGLEAGLARTVEYFDGLLAGTEKAEVL, from the coding sequence ATGCGTAGTTTCGTTCCCAACGAAGGCTATTCTAAAGTGTCAGGCATACCGGTGCTCCAAGGGCGACGCACCGTTCTTGTGAATGGCGGGGGCGGCTTCCTCGGTTCACATCTCTGCGAAAGGCTCCTGCAGCGCGGCCACAGCGTCACATGCCTCGATAATTTTTCGACCGGCCGTCGTGCGAATGTCGCTCATCTTGCATCGAACACCCGCTTCCGCATCGTCGAGCACGATGTTAGGCAGCCCTTCGATGTTGACGCGTCGCTCATCTTCAATTTCGCCTCCCCCGCCTCTCCGCCCGATTATCAACGGGATCCCGTGGGAACGCTGCTCACCAACGTGCTTGGCGCCGTCAATACCCTTGATTGCGCGCGAAAGACCGGTGCGATCGTCGTCCAATCGTCGACGTCGGAGGTCTATGGCGACCCAACCCAGAGCCCGCAGCACGAATCCTATTGCGGCAATGTTAACCCGATCGGACCGCGCGGCTGTTACGACGAAGGCAAGCGCAGCGCCGAAACGCTGTTCTTCGATTACCACAGGACTTACGGTGTCGACATCAAGGTCGGCCGCATCTTCAATACCTACGGACCGCGCATGCGCCTGGACGACGGGCGGGTGGTTTCCAATTTTATCGTGCAGGCCCTGCGCAATGCCGACCTGACGATCTATGGCGATGGTCAGCAGACCCGTTCTTTCTGCTATGTCGACGATCTCATCGAGGGTTTCCTGCGTTTTTCGGCCGCGGGCAGCGCCTGCAACGGCCCGATCAACCTCGGCAATCCAACCGAAATGTCCGTTCGGCGCCTGGCGGAAATCATCCGGGACCTGACGAACTCGCGTTCCCGGATCGTCCACCTGCCTGCGGTCACCGACGACCCTCGTCAGCGGCGGCCGGATATTTCCCGCGCCATGGCCGATCTTGGCTGGAAGCCCCGCATCGGGCTCGAAGCCGGCCTGGCTCGCACCGTCGAATATTTCGACGGACTGCTGGCCGGCACAGAGAAGGCGGAGGTCCTATGA
- a CDS encoding UDP-glucose 4-epimerase (TIGRFAM: UDP-glucose 4-epimerase~PFAM: NAD-dependent epimerase/dehydratase; dTDP-4-dehydrorhamnose reductase; Male sterility domain; 3-beta hydroxysteroid dehydrogenase/isomerase; polysaccharide biosynthesis protein CapD; short-chain dehydrogenase/reductase SDR~KEGG: rec:RHECIAT_CH0000073 UDP-glucose 4-epimerase protein) translates to MPRYILVTGGAGFIGSHICKALSRAGMIPVTYDNLSTGHADSVRWGPLIRAELADAAALRRTLAEFSPDCVIHCGANAYVGESVDMPRKYYRNNVVGSLTLLEACLDQEIDRIVFSSSCATYGVPASLPIREESPQHPVNPYGRTKLIFEMALEDFAAAYGIRFAALRYFNAAGADPDGELAERHQPETHLIPRALLAAAGRLERLDIFGTDYATEDGTCVRDYIHVSDLAQAHLAAVNHLMADGGSLSVNLGSGRGTSVREILEAIRRASGREVPVRYRSRRAGDPPILFANTARAKAELGFAPAFSDIDTIIRTAGPTFGLEMRA, encoded by the coding sequence ATGCCCCGCTACATTCTCGTCACCGGCGGCGCCGGTTTCATAGGCAGTCATATCTGCAAAGCGCTGTCGCGCGCCGGCATGATCCCGGTTACCTACGACAATCTCTCCACGGGACATGCCGACAGTGTACGCTGGGGGCCGCTCATCCGGGCTGAGCTTGCCGATGCCGCCGCGTTGCGCCGGACTCTTGCGGAGTTTTCGCCCGATTGCGTCATCCATTGTGGTGCCAATGCCTATGTCGGCGAATCCGTCGACATGCCCAGGAAATATTACCGGAATAACGTCGTCGGCAGTCTGACGTTGCTCGAGGCCTGCCTCGATCAGGAGATCGATCGGATCGTCTTTTCGAGCAGTTGCGCCACCTATGGCGTCCCCGCTTCATTGCCGATACGGGAGGAAAGCCCGCAGCATCCGGTCAATCCCTATGGGCGCACCAAGCTGATCTTCGAGATGGCGCTGGAGGACTTTGCCGCCGCCTACGGCATCCGCTTTGCCGCATTGCGTTATTTCAATGCGGCCGGAGCCGACCCTGATGGTGAGCTTGCCGAGCGCCATCAACCCGAGACCCATCTCATCCCGCGCGCCCTTCTCGCTGCCGCCGGCAGGTTGGAGCGGCTTGATATCTTCGGCACCGATTATGCAACCGAGGACGGAACCTGCGTTCGCGACTATATTCATGTCAGCGATCTCGCGCAGGCGCATCTCGCCGCCGTCAATCATCTGATGGCGGACGGCGGCTCGCTCAGCGTCAATCTCGGCTCCGGCCGGGGCACCTCGGTGCGCGAGATTCTCGAGGCGATCCGTCGCGCCAGCGGCCGCGAAGTCCCCGTGCGTTATCGCTCCCGCCGCGCCGGCGATCCGCCGATCCTCTTTGCCAATACCGCAAGGGCGAAAGCGGAACTCGGCTTCGCGCCGGCTTTCTCGGATATCGATACGATCATCCGCACTGCCGGCCCCACCTTCGGGCTGGAGATGAGGGCATGA